A single region of the Marmota flaviventris isolate mMarFla1 chromosome 10, mMarFla1.hap1, whole genome shotgun sequence genome encodes:
- the LOC114098897 gene encoding protein CDV3 homolog, translated as MQISEKEEDDNEKREDPGDNWEEGGGGGGIEKSSGPWNKTAPVQAPPTPVVVTETPEPAMTSGVYRPPGARLTTTRKTPQGPPEIYSDTQFPSLQSTAKHVESRNRDKEMEKNFEVVRHKNRGRDEVSKNQALKLQLDNQYAVLENQKSSHTQYN; from the exons ATGCAGATAAGTGAAAAAGAAGAAGACGAcaatgaaaagagagaagatcCAGGTGATAactgggaagaaggaggaggtggtggaggtaTAGAAAAATCTTCAGGTCCCTGGAATAAAACAGCTCCGGTACAAGCGCCTCCTACTCCAGTAGTTGTTACAGAAACCCCAGAACCAGCAATGACTAGTGGTGTGTATAGGCCTCCTGGGGCCAGGCTGACCACAACAAGGAAAACACCACAAGGACCACCAGAAATATACAGCGACACACAGTTCCCATCCCTGCAGTCCACTGCCAAGCATGTAGAAAGCCGAAACAG GGataaagaaatggagaagaaCTTTGAAGTAGTAAGACACAAAAATAGAGGTAGGGATGAGGTTTCAAAAAACCAGGCCCTTAAACTTCAGCTAGACAACCAGTATGCTGTGCTTGAAAATCAGAAAAGCAGCCACACACAGTACAATTGA